The genomic segment GGACGCGACGGCGAGGCGTTGCGCGAGCTCGCAGGCCGGCCCGCCGCGATCATCACCTTTCTCGAAGGCGTCTGGCCGCGCAAGCCGAACGCGACCCATTGCGCCGGGGTCGGCGAGGGGCTGGCCCGGATGCATCTGGCCGGCGCCAATTTCGCGGTTCGGCGCGCCAACGCACTCTCGGTCGCCGGCTGGCGGCCGCTGTTCGATGCGGCTTCGAACCGGGCCGACGAGGTGCAGCCGGGGCTGCGCGCCTTCCTCGCCGCCGAGCTCGACCATCTCTCGAGCGGGATCTGGCCGAGCAACCTGCCCGAAGGCGTGATCCATGCCGACCTCTTCAACGACAACGTCTTCTTCCTCGGCGACAAGCTCTCGGGGATCATCGATTTCACCTTCGCCTGCTACGACATGCTGGCCTATGACGTCGCGATCTGCCTCAACGCCTGGTGCTTCGAGCCTGATCATTCCTTCAACGTCACAAAGGCGCGCGCCTTCCTCAACGCCTATGGCCGCGTGCGCCAGCTGAGCGAAGCCGAAGAGGCCGCGCTGCCGCTGTTGGCGCGCGGCGCCGCCATCCGCTTCCTGCTGACGCGGCTGGTCGACTGGCTCAACGTGCCGCCGGGCGCGCTGGTCAAGCCGAAGGACCCGCTGGAATATGTTCGCAAGCTGCGCTTCCACCAGAGTGTGACGAGCGTGCGCGACTACGGGTTGACGCCGTCGGGGCTGGTGGCGTGAGCGAGCTTCCCAATGTCACGATCTATACCGACGGCGCCTGCTCGGGAAATCCCGGGCCGGGCGGCTGGGGCGCGATCCTGAAGTTCGGCGACAAGGAGAAGGAGCTGAACGGCGGCCAGCCGCACACCACCAACAACCAGATGGAATTGATGGCGGCGATCTCGGCGCTCGAAGCGTTGAAGAGGCCGTGCACGGTCGATCTCTATACCGACAGCCAGTATGTCCGGCAGGGCATCACCGGCTGGATCTTCGGCTGGAAGCGCAACGGCTGGCGTACCGCCGACAAGAAGCCGGTGAAGAACGTCGAGCTATGGCAACGCCTCGACGCCGCGCTGAAGCAGCACGAAGTCCGCTGGCATTGGGTCAAGGGCCACGCTGGCCACCCCGAGAACGAGCGCGCCGATCAGCTCGCGCGCGACGGCATCGCCGTGGCGCGGTTGCAGCAGCGGGTGAGGAAGTAGGTGTCATTCCGGGGCGCCCGGAGGGCGAGCCCGGAATCCATTCCTCTACGCGTTGTGACGTAAGATGGATTCCGGGCTGGCGCTGCGCGCGCCCCGGAATGACCAGAGTCTCACAGCTGCCCGAGCAACGTATCTCCGCCCGACACCTCGACTTTGCCGGGCATCGCCTCGAGGTTCAGCTTCTTGACCACGCCGTCCTCAATCAGCATCGAATAGCGCTTGGAGCGGATGCCGAGGCCGTTGGCGGAGGCGTCCAGCTCCATGCCGATCGCCTTGGTGAAGTCGGCATTGCCGTCGGCGAGGAAGATCGCCTCGTCGCGCTGGTCGGTGTCGCGCTTCCAGGCGTTCATGACGAAGGCGTCGTTGACCGAGACGATGGCGATGGTGTCGACGCCCTTGTCCTTCATGGCATAGGCGTTGAGGAAGATGCTCGGCAGATGCATCTTGTGGCAGGTGCCGGTATAGGCGCCGGGCACCGCGAACAGCGCCACCTTCTTGCCCTTGAAGACGTCGTCGGTGGTCTTCACCTGCGGGCCTTCCGCCGTCATCACGCGGAATTTCGCCTCGGGCAGCTTGTCGCCAATCTGGATCGCCATCGTCGTTTCTCCATGGAAATGGGCCGGGGGCTGTTCTAGAGCATTTTACCGCCGGAGGGAAACGGCTTCACCGCGCTGTGATGAGGCGACGGTCGCAATTTTCTCGTCATTGCGAGGAGCTCTTGCGACGAAGCAATCCAGACTGTCTCTGCGGAAATAACTCTGGATTGTTTCGCTACGCTCGCAATGACGATGGGGCGCGTGGGCGCGCCCCATCGAGCCGAGAGGCGTGCCTTTAAGCCGCTTCCGCCTTCTTCTCGTCGCGGAGCTGCCGGCGCAGGATCTTGCCGACATTGGTCTTCGGCAGGTCGTTGCGGAATTCGATGTGCTTGGGCACCTTGTAGCCGGTGAGCTGCTCGTGACAGAACTTGATCACGGCTTCGGCGGTGAGGTTCGGGTCCTTCTTCACCACGAAGGCCTTCACCGCTTCCCCGGACTTGGAATCGGGGATGCCGATCACGGCGCATTCGAGCACGCCCGGATGGCTCGCGATCACTTCCTCGATCTCGTTCGGATAGACGTTGAAGCCCGAGACCAGGATCATGTCCTTCTTGCGGTCGACGATCTTGGTGTAGCCCTTCTCGTCCATCACGCCGATGTCGCCGGTGCGGAAAAAGCCGTCCGCGGTCATCACCTTGGCGGTCTCTTCCGGCCTGTTCCAGTAGCCGGACATCACCTGCGGGCCCTTGGCGCAGATCTCGCCGGCCTGGCCGAGCGGGACTTCGTTGCCGTCATCGTCGCGGATCGAGATGTAGGTCGAGGGCACCGGGATGCCGATCGTCCCGGTGAACTCGGTTGCCGTCGCCGGGTTGCAGGTCAGCGTCGGCGAGGTCTCCGACAGGCCGTAGCCTTCGGCAATGAAGCAGCCGGTGATCGCCTTCCATTGATCGGCCACGGGGCGCTGCACCGCCATGCCGCCGCCGTTGGAGATCTTCAGCTTGGAGAAGTCGAGCTTCTTGAAATCGGGATGGTGCATCAAGCCGTTGTAGAGCGTGTTCACGGCCGGGAAGCTGTTGACCTGGTATTTCGCCAGCTCCTTGACGAAGCCGGCGATATCGCGCGGGTTCGGGATCAGCAGGTTGCAGCCGCCGGCGCGCACCGCCAGCAGATAACAGGCCGTCAGCGCGAAGATGTGATAGAGCGGCAGCGCGCAGACGATCATGAGCTGCTCGACATGCGGCGGCGCATTGAGCGCCGGCTGCAGCCAGGCGTCGTTCTGCAGGACGTTCGCGACGATGTTGCGATGAAGCAGCGTGGCGCCCTTGGAGACGCCGGTGGTGCCGCCGGTATATTGCAGGAAGGCGACGTCACCCGGCGACAGCTTCGGCGTGTTGAACGTCATGCCGCGGCCGGCGGATAGCGCGTCGTTGAAGGAGACCGAGCCTGGCAGCGACCAGGCCGGGACCATCTTCTTGACCCGGCGGACGACGAGGTTGACGATCACGCCCTTGAAGCCGAGCAGGTCGCCCATGCTGGCGACGATGACGTGCTTCACCTGCGTTCTCGCGATCACCTGCTCGACGGTGTGAGCGAAGTTCTCCAACACGATGATGGCTTCGGCGCCGGAATCCTTGAGCTGGTGCTCGAGCTCGCGCGGGGTATAGAGCGGGTTGACGTTGACCACCGCGAAACCGGCGCGCAGCACGGCGGCGGTTGCGACCGGATATTGCAGCACGTTCGGCATCATGATGGCGACACGCGCGCCGCGCTGCAGCCCGCGGCCTTGCAAGTACGCGGCGAGCGCGACCGACATTTGGTCGAGGTCGCGATAGCTGAGCGACTTGTCCATGCAGATGAACGCCTTGCGGTCGGCGAACTTGGTGAAGCTCTCCTCCAGCAGGTCGACCAGCGATGCGTATTGCGTCGGCTCGATATCGGCGGGCACGCCGGGCGGATATTGCTTGAGCCAGATGCGCTCCATGGAAGACTCCCCTCATTGACCAGGGCCCGTTGTCCTCGGGCTTGCCTCGTTGCCGCCAGTATCCAGCTTGCCGGAACGGGTGGCAAGCCATCGTGGCTTAGGGCAAAGGTCGGGGTGTCGCTACTGGAATCGTCGCAAAACCGCGCTGCCGCAGGTGCGAAGCGCGGGCTGGCTCAATTCCGAGAAGGCGTTAACTGTTGTTCGCCGGCTTCGCGGCAGCGGCCGGCTTCGCAGCCTTGGGCTTGGCTGGCTTGGAGGCCTGGTCGCCGCTTGCAGGCTTCTCGGCAGGTTTGGCCGCATCGGGCTTGGCAGCAGCATGCTTGGCGCCCGCCGGCTTGGCAGCGGCCGGTTTGGCTGCGGTCTTGCCGTCGCCCTTGCCGTCAGCCTGCTTGGCGTCGGGCTTCACCGCCGCGGTCTTCGTGCCAGCCTCCTTGTTTCCCTCCTTGTGCTTGTCGGCGGCGTCTGGCTTCTTGGCGACGCGCGACTTCTTGCCACGCGGCTTGGACGCGGCCTGCTGGTCGGCATCGGCCGCGACCGCGGCGATCAGGGCCGTGCCGGTGCGGGTCGGGCCGGTATAGACCTGCACGGGCTCTGTGGCCGCGGGGGCCGAGGCCATCAGCTCGGAAGCCTTCATCAGCGGCGGCTGCAGGCCGGCCGTGAAGAAGGTGAACTGGGCGGCGCCGCCGGTGGCGGAGGCGGATCCGGTCGCGCCGCCATTGGCAGCAATCAGCGCATCGTCGTCGTCGCTGGCCGGCCGCTTGCGGTTGGGTCCGCACATCTCGTCGCGCAGGTTCGGCGGCGTGGCATCGACCGGCACGAGATTGTCGACGGTGCCGAGCGAGGGGCGCAGCCAGGTGAGGTTGTCCTGAGCGAAGCCGCGCTCCAACAGCTGCGCCGCCTTCACCGCGCGCGCCGTGCCGGAATTGGCGCCGAGCACCACCGCGATCAGCCGGCGGCCGTTGCGCGTGGCCGAGGCGACGAGGTTGTAGCCGGAGGCGCAGATGAAGCCGGTCTTGAACCCGTCGGCGCCGGGATAGCGGCCGATCAGCTTGTTGAAATTGCCGGTGACGCGCTTGCCGAAGCGGATCGCCGGGATGTGCACGAAGTACTCGTACTCCGGCAGGTCGCGCAGGAACGAGCGCGCCAAGATGCCGAGGTCGCGCGCCGAGGTGACCTGGCCTTCGGCGGGCAGGCCGTTCGGGTTGACGTAGCTCGTCTGGGTCATGCCGAGCTTCCTCGCGGTGTCGTTCATCACCGCGGAGAAGCCGTCGACCGAGCCGCCGACGCCTTCGGCGAGCACCACGGCCATGTCGTTCGCCGACTTGACCATCATCATCTTCAGCGCGTTGTCGACGGTGACCTGCGTTCCCGGGCGGAACCCCATCTTCGAGGGCGATTGCGAGGCCGCGGTTGGCGACACCGTGAGCAGCGTGTCGAGCGTCAGCCTGCCGTCCTTGACCGCCTTCAGCGTCACATAGGCTGTCATGATCTTGGTGACGGAGGCCGGATACCACGGAATGGTCGCGTTTTCGGCCTGCAACACCTTGCCGCTGTCGGCCTCGATCAGCAGGAGCGCTTCGGCGTCCGCCGCGCGCGGTGCGAGCAACGCGGCACAGGCGAGCGTCGCAGCGAACAGGTTGAACAGGGATTTGCGAAGCAGCGGGCGAAGGGCGTGCACTATCCGATTCCGGTCCTTGGAGATCCGCGCCCGAGAGGGTCGGTTCTCGTGATCTGATTGTCGGTTCTGAAATCCAGCGCCGCCGCTTGCGGCGTCGCAAACCTATACCGGCTGGTGCGTCGAGAATAGGGGCTTCGGGCGGGTATTCCGCAACGAAGTAGGCCGAATTTCGACGGGTCCTCTCGGGACTTGCTAGGGGGATTTGGCAGCTGTCGCGGCAGCCTCGGCGGCCGTCACGCTGGCCCGTGCGTTCTCCTGCACCATGAACTGGGCCTTGGCCATCTCGGCAAAATGGCCGCCTTTGGCCACGAGTTCCTCGAAAGTTCCGGTTTCGATCACGCGTCCATTCTCGAACACCAGGATCCGGGTGGCGTTGCGGATGGTGGAGAGGCGATGGGCGATCACGAAGGTGGTGCGGCCCCTCATCACTTCGTCGAGAGCGGCATTCACCTTGACCTCGGTGACGGCGTCGAGCGCGGAGGTCGCCTCGTCCAGGATCAGGATCGGCGGGTCCTTCAGCAGGGCGCGGGCGATCGACAGCCGCTGCCGTTCGCCGCCGGAGAGCATGCGGCCGCGCTCGCCGGCATTGGTCTCGAAACCGCCGCTGCGCTCGATGAATTCCAGCGCCTGCGCGCGCTCCGCCGCCTTGCGCATCTCGGCCTCGGTCGCATCCGGCTTGCCGACGCGCAAATTCTCCGCGATCGAGCGGTTGAACAGCAGTGCTTCCTGGAACACCACGCCGATGTTCCGCCGCAGCGAGGTCAGCGTGACGCCGCGCACGTCCATGCCGTCGATCTTGATGACGCCGGATTGCGGATCGAAGGCGCGATGCAGGAGCGCAATCGCGGTCGACTTGCCTGCCCCTGTCGGGCCGACCAGCGCGATGGTCTGGCCCGGCAGCGCGGTGAAGGTGAGGTCCTCGATCGCCGGCCGCTTGCCGTCATAGGAGAACGTGACGTCGTTGAACTCGACGAGGCCCGACAGCCTGCCGGCATCGATTGCGTCGGGCCGGTCGTGCACCGCGGGCACGGCGTCGAGCACATTGAAGAACTCGCGCAGGCGCGGGGCCTCCATGAACACGCTGTTGATGAAGCTCACCACCTGCTCGAGCTTCTGGATCAGCAGCGTCGCGAAGCTCACGAACATCACGATCTCGCCGACCGAGGTCAGGCCCTGGTCGTGCAGCGCGATGCCGAGGGTGAAGATCGCCAGCACCGTGATGGTGGTGGACGCGCGCGTGATCACCGTGACCAGCGCCCACCACGACAGCACCGGCATCTGCGCGGCCAGCAGCTCGTCGGCGACCGAGCGCAGTCCTTTGACCTCGGATTCGACGCGC from the Bradyrhizobium sp. WBAH42 genome contains:
- a CDS encoding homoserine kinase, coding for MAVYTDVAADELADFLKQYDLGELLSYKGIAEGVENSNFLLHTSKGSFILTLYEKRVAKNDLPFFLGLMTHLAEHGVNCPLPVRGRDGEALRELAGRPAAIITFLEGVWPRKPNATHCAGVGEGLARMHLAGANFAVRRANALSVAGWRPLFDAASNRADEVQPGLRAFLAAELDHLSSGIWPSNLPEGVIHADLFNDNVFFLGDKLSGIIDFTFACYDMLAYDVAICLNAWCFEPDHSFNVTKARAFLNAYGRVRQLSEAEEAALPLLARGAAIRFLLTRLVDWLNVPPGALVKPKDPLEYVRKLRFHQSVTSVRDYGLTPSGLVA
- the rnhA gene encoding ribonuclease HI encodes the protein MSELPNVTIYTDGACSGNPGPGGWGAILKFGDKEKELNGGQPHTTNNQMELMAAISALEALKRPCTVDLYTDSQYVRQGITGWIFGWKRNGWRTADKKPVKNVELWQRLDAALKQHEVRWHWVKGHAGHPENERADQLARDGIAVARLQQRVRK
- a CDS encoding peroxiredoxin, giving the protein MAIQIGDKLPEAKFRVMTAEGPQVKTTDDVFKGKKVALFAVPGAYTGTCHKMHLPSIFLNAYAMKDKGVDTIAIVSVNDAFVMNAWKRDTDQRDEAIFLADGNADFTKAIGMELDASANGLGIRSKRYSMLIEDGVVKKLNLEAMPGKVEVSGGDTLLGQL
- a CDS encoding long-chain fatty acid--CoA ligase — encoded protein: MERIWLKQYPPGVPADIEPTQYASLVDLLEESFTKFADRKAFICMDKSLSYRDLDQMSVALAAYLQGRGLQRGARVAIMMPNVLQYPVATAAVLRAGFAVVNVNPLYTPRELEHQLKDSGAEAIIVLENFAHTVEQVIARTQVKHVIVASMGDLLGFKGVIVNLVVRRVKKMVPAWSLPGSVSFNDALSAGRGMTFNTPKLSPGDVAFLQYTGGTTGVSKGATLLHRNIVANVLQNDAWLQPALNAPPHVEQLMIVCALPLYHIFALTACYLLAVRAGGCNLLIPNPRDIAGFVKELAKYQVNSFPAVNTLYNGLMHHPDFKKLDFSKLKISNGGGMAVQRPVADQWKAITGCFIAEGYGLSETSPTLTCNPATATEFTGTIGIPVPSTYISIRDDDGNEVPLGQAGEICAKGPQVMSGYWNRPEETAKVMTADGFFRTGDIGVMDEKGYTKIVDRKKDMILVSGFNVYPNEIEEVIASHPGVLECAVIGIPDSKSGEAVKAFVVKKDPNLTAEAVIKFCHEQLTGYKVPKHIEFRNDLPKTNVGKILRRQLRDEKKAEAA
- a CDS encoding D-alanyl-D-alanine carboxypeptidase family protein, whose product is MHALRPLLRKSLFNLFAATLACAALLAPRAADAEALLLIEADSGKVLQAENATIPWYPASVTKIMTAYVTLKAVKDGRLTLDTLLTVSPTAASQSPSKMGFRPGTQVTVDNALKMMMVKSANDMAVVLAEGVGGSVDGFSAVMNDTARKLGMTQTSYVNPNGLPAEGQVTSARDLGILARSFLRDLPEYEYFVHIPAIRFGKRVTGNFNKLIGRYPGADGFKTGFICASGYNLVASATRNGRRLIAVVLGANSGTARAVKAAQLLERGFAQDNLTWLRPSLGTVDNLVPVDATPPNLRDEMCGPNRKRPASDDDDALIAANGGATGSASATGGAAQFTFFTAGLQPPLMKASELMASAPAATEPVQVYTGPTRTGTALIAAVAADADQQAASKPRGKKSRVAKKPDAADKHKEGNKEAGTKTAAVKPDAKQADGKGDGKTAAKPAAAKPAGAKHAAAKPDAAKPAEKPASGDQASKPAKPKAAKPAAAAKPANNS
- a CDS encoding glucan ABC transporter ATP-binding protein/ permease encodes the protein MSILRLYTRVLELLGKEARLGWVLAVANLLLAGSQFAEPVLFGRIVDVLSGKAVAGSSSAWPFLAAWVAFGLFTIVCSALVALQADRLSHRQRQAVLTDYFEHILQLPLTFHSGTHSGRLMKVMLNGTDALWRLWLGFFREHFAAILSVLVLLPLSLYLNWRLAILLFVLCIVFTGLTTFVVRKTFGMQMEVEEHYSELSARASDALGNVALVQSFVRVESEVKGLRSVADELLAAQMPVLSWWALVTVITRASTTITVLAIFTLGIALHDQGLTSVGEIVMFVSFATLLIQKLEQVVSFINSVFMEAPRLREFFNVLDAVPAVHDRPDAIDAGRLSGLVEFNDVTFSYDGKRPAIEDLTFTALPGQTIALVGPTGAGKSTAIALLHRAFDPQSGVIKIDGMDVRGVTLTSLRRNIGVVFQEALLFNRSIAENLRVGKPDATEAEMRKAAERAQALEFIERSGGFETNAGERGRMLSGGERQRLSIARALLKDPPILILDEATSALDAVTEVKVNAALDEVMRGRTTFVIAHRLSTIRNATRILVFENGRVIETGTFEELVAKGGHFAEMAKAQFMVQENARASVTAAEAAATAAKSP